A window of Actinomadura rubteroloni contains these coding sequences:
- the nuoL gene encoding NADH-quinone oxidoreductase subunit L, whose amino-acid sequence MKAEGVQAAAWLLIALPLAGSALLLLGGRRTDKWGHWLGTFATVASFGVGVAALVQMLGYDADERHRTLHLWELFRAGGIKVDADLLVDPLSISFVLLITGVGSLIHVYSIGYMEHDPDRRRFFAYLNLFVAAMLLLVLGDNYVIMFMGWEGVGLASYLLIGFWQHKPTAATAAKKAFVVNRVGDFGLLIAIFLMFGTFGTVGFDQILGTGGEHHGLAAQLSTGTATAMGLLLLVGACGKSAQLPLQSWLLDAMEGPTPVSALIHAATMVTAGVYLIVRSGPIFEMSETARLVVTIVGAATLIAGAIIGTGKDDIKKALAGSTMSQIGYMTLAAGLGRPGYVFAIAHLIAHGFFKAGLFLGAGSVMHGMDDDVNMRHYGGLFKKMSITGATFGLGYFAIIGVPGLSGWFTKDGIIEAAYDKGGTSGAILGTCALLGAGLTAYYMSRVMFMTFFGEKRWEDGVHPHESPKIMTIPLVILAFGSVFAGGWLVLGGFGDFLAPVVGESEHDFKAISLAGVGTFVLMLAGVALAWWQYGSRKVPREAPKGSFVTVAARRDLYGDAINESLLMRPGQWLTRLAVWFDGRGVDGLVNGIAAGIGGTSGRVRRLQTGFARSYALSMYLGAAVILAALLVVNVT is encoded by the coding sequence ATGAAAGCGGAAGGCGTCCAGGCCGCTGCCTGGCTCCTCATCGCCCTGCCCCTCGCCGGGTCGGCGCTGCTGCTGCTCGGCGGCCGCCGGACCGACAAGTGGGGGCACTGGCTCGGCACGTTCGCGACGGTCGCGTCGTTCGGGGTCGGCGTCGCGGCGCTCGTCCAGATGCTCGGCTACGACGCCGACGAACGGCATCGCACGCTGCACCTGTGGGAGCTGTTCCGCGCGGGCGGCATCAAGGTGGACGCGGACCTGCTGGTGGACCCGCTGTCCATCAGCTTCGTGCTGCTGATCACCGGCGTCGGGTCGCTGATCCACGTCTACTCCATCGGCTACATGGAGCACGACCCCGACCGGCGGCGGTTCTTCGCCTACCTCAACTTGTTCGTCGCGGCGATGCTGCTGCTCGTCCTCGGCGACAACTACGTGATCATGTTCATGGGCTGGGAGGGCGTGGGTCTCGCGTCGTACCTGCTCATCGGGTTCTGGCAGCACAAGCCGACCGCCGCGACCGCCGCGAAGAAGGCGTTCGTGGTGAACCGCGTCGGCGACTTCGGGCTCCTCATCGCGATCTTCCTGATGTTCGGGACGTTCGGGACGGTCGGGTTCGACCAGATCCTCGGCACCGGCGGCGAGCACCACGGCCTGGCCGCGCAGCTCTCCACCGGCACCGCTACGGCGATGGGCCTGCTGCTGCTCGTCGGCGCGTGCGGCAAGTCCGCGCAGCTCCCGCTCCAGTCCTGGCTGCTGGACGCGATGGAGGGCCCGACGCCCGTCTCCGCGCTCATCCACGCCGCGACGATGGTGACGGCGGGCGTGTACCTGATCGTCCGGTCCGGGCCGATCTTCGAGATGTCGGAGACGGCGCGGCTGGTCGTGACGATCGTCGGCGCGGCGACGCTCATCGCCGGTGCGATCATCGGTACCGGCAAGGACGACATCAAGAAGGCCCTCGCCGGGTCCACGATGTCGCAGATCGGCTACATGACCCTGGCGGCCGGGCTCGGGAGACCGGGCTACGTGTTCGCCATCGCGCACCTCATCGCGCACGGCTTCTTCAAGGCGGGCCTGTTCCTCGGCGCCGGATCGGTCATGCACGGCATGGACGACGACGTGAACATGCGCCACTACGGCGGCCTGTTCAAGAAGATGTCGATCACCGGCGCGACGTTCGGGCTCGGCTACTTCGCGATCATCGGCGTGCCGGGCCTGTCCGGCTGGTTCACCAAGGACGGCATCATCGAGGCCGCCTACGACAAGGGCGGGACGTCCGGGGCGATCCTCGGCACGTGCGCGCTGCTCGGCGCGGGCCTCACGGCGTACTACATGTCGCGCGTGATGTTCATGACGTTCTTCGGCGAGAAGCGCTGGGAGGACGGCGTCCACCCGCACGAGTCCCCGAAGATCATGACGATCCCGCTGGTGATCCTCGCGTTCGGGTCGGTGTTCGCGGGCGGCTGGCTCGTCCTCGGCGGCTTCGGCGACTTCCTCGCCCCGGTCGTCGGCGAGTCCGAGCACGACTTCAAGGCGATCTCGCTGGCCGGCGTCGGGACGTTCGTCCTCATGCTCGCGGGCGTCGCGCTCGCCTGGTGGCAGTACGGCAGCCGCAAGGTGCCGCGCGAGGCGCCGAAGGGCTCGTTCGTCACCGTCGCGGCCCGCCGCGACCTGTACGGCGACGCGATCAACGAGTCGCTGCTCATGCGGCCCGGCCAGTGGCTGACCCGGCTCGCGGTCTGGTTCGACGGCCGGGGCGTGGACGGGCTCGTGAACGGCATCGCGGCCGGGATCGGCGGCACGTCCGGCCGCGTCCGCCGCCTCCAGACCGGGTTCGCCCGTTCGTACGCCCTTTCCATGTATCTCGGCGCGGCAGTGATCCTGGCGGCGCTCCTGGTGGTGAACGTCACGTGA
- the nuoK gene encoding NADH-quinone oxidoreductase subunit NuoK: protein MSPGHYLALSAVLFTIGGLGVLVRRNAIVLFMCVELMLNATNLAFVTFARMHGNLDGQIIAFFVMVVAAAEVVVGLAILMTIFRTRRSSSVDDANLLKY, encoded by the coding sequence ATGAGTCCGGGGCACTATCTCGCACTGTCTGCGGTGCTGTTCACGATCGGCGGGCTCGGGGTGCTCGTCCGCCGCAACGCGATCGTGCTGTTCATGTGCGTCGAGCTGATGCTCAACGCCACGAACCTCGCGTTCGTCACCTTCGCCCGGATGCACGGCAACCTCGACGGCCAGATCATCGCGTTCTTCGTGATGGTCGTGGCGGCGGCCGAGGTCGTGGTGGGCCTGGCGATCCTCATGACCATCTTCCGGACGCGCAGGTCCTCGTCGGTCGACGACGCGAACCTGCTGAAGTACTGA
- a CDS encoding NADH-quinone oxidoreductase subunit J, with amino-acid sequence MTALAGHVADAQSGEPFFFWLLAIVSTLAALGMIFMRRAVHSALLLAVVMLCLAALYAIEGAPFLAFVQVIVYTGAVLMLFLFVLMLVGVTSTDSLVETIRGQRLWAAIAAIGFVVLLAAGLGNAAVGDAAGLARANADGNVLGLARLLFTRYVFAFEATSALLITAALGAMVLAHRERTTPKPTQRELSQRRFLSGRDPGPLPISGTYARHNAVDMPALLPDGTPSELSVSPVLTARADTAERHPDLDGLSEREAVATDVEAVQQSTAEAHDAGEGSRQVYRAADTEGTS; translated from the coding sequence GTGACCGCGCTCGCGGGACATGTCGCGGACGCGCAGTCGGGGGAGCCGTTCTTCTTCTGGCTCCTCGCGATCGTGTCCACCCTGGCCGCGCTCGGCATGATCTTCATGCGGCGGGCCGTCCACTCGGCGCTGCTGCTGGCCGTCGTGATGCTCTGCCTCGCCGCGCTGTACGCGATCGAGGGGGCGCCGTTCCTGGCGTTCGTGCAGGTCATCGTGTACACCGGCGCGGTTCTGATGCTGTTCCTGTTCGTGCTGATGCTCGTCGGCGTCACGTCCACCGACTCGCTGGTGGAGACGATCCGGGGGCAGCGGCTCTGGGCGGCGATCGCGGCGATCGGGTTCGTCGTCCTGCTGGCGGCCGGGCTCGGCAACGCGGCGGTCGGCGACGCGGCGGGCCTGGCCCGCGCCAACGCCGACGGCAACGTCCTCGGCCTGGCCCGGCTGCTGTTCACCCGCTACGTGTTCGCCTTCGAGGCGACGAGCGCGCTGCTCATCACGGCCGCGCTCGGCGCGATGGTCCTCGCGCACCGCGAGCGGACGACGCCGAAGCCGACGCAGCGCGAACTGTCGCAGCGCCGGTTCCTGTCGGGCCGCGACCCCGGCCCGCTGCCGATCTCGGGCACCTACGCCCGGCACAACGCGGTCGACATGCCCGCGCTGCTGCCGGACGGCACCCCGTCGGAGCTGTCGGTCAGCCCCGTCCTCACCGCCCGCGCCGACACGGCCGAGCGCCACCCCGACCTGGACGGCCTGTCCGAGCGCGAGGCGGTCGCGACGGACGTCGAGGCCGTCCAGCAGTCCACCGCCGAGGCCCACGACGCCGGCGAGGGCTCGCGCCAGGTCTACCGCGCCGCAGACACGGAAGGCACCTCATGA
- the nuoI gene encoding NADH-quinone oxidoreductase subunit NuoI yields MGFTDFLNPVKGFGVSFHQLFTKSETVQYPEVKKPTAPRFHGRHQLNRWPDGLEKCVGCELCAWACPADAIFVEGADNTADERYSPGERYGRVYQINYLRCILCGLCIEACPTRALTMTNEYELADDSRESLIYTKDMLLAPLREGMETPPHAMRLGETEEDYYRLGLQPDEGGEGR; encoded by the coding sequence GTGGGCTTCACTGACTTCCTGAACCCCGTGAAGGGGTTCGGGGTCTCGTTCCACCAGTTGTTCACGAAGAGCGAGACCGTCCAGTACCCCGAGGTGAAGAAGCCGACCGCGCCGCGCTTCCACGGCCGTCACCAGCTCAACCGCTGGCCGGACGGCCTGGAGAAGTGCGTCGGCTGTGAACTGTGCGCGTGGGCGTGCCCCGCGGACGCGATCTTCGTGGAGGGGGCCGACAACACCGCCGACGAGCGCTACTCCCCGGGCGAGCGGTACGGCCGCGTCTACCAGATCAACTACCTGCGCTGCATCCTGTGCGGGCTGTGCATCGAGGCGTGCCCGACGCGGGCGCTGACGATGACCAACGAGTACGAACTGGCCGACGACAGCCGCGAGAGCCTGATCTACACCAAGGACATGCTGCTCGCGCCGCTGCGCGAGGGCATGGAGACGCCGCCGCACGCCATGCGGCTCGGCGAGACCGAAGAGGACTACTACCGGCTCGGCCTCCAGCCCGACGAAGGGGGTGAGGGCCGGTGA
- the nuoH gene encoding NADH-quinone oxidoreductase subunit NuoH translates to MSVLAEAAPDPTLPGFGHDPWWLVGGKVLAIFVFLVLTVLLSMWVERRVIGRMQLRVGPNRAGPFGLLQGLADGVKLALKEDIVPRGVDKVVFVLAPIVSAVPAFVSFIIIPFGPTVSVFGHQTALQGTDLPVAVLLVLAMSSMGVYGIVLAGWSSMSPYSLLGGLRSSAQVISYEIAMGLSFVAVFLFAGTMSTSGIVAAQHDRWFAVLLLPSFVIYVVTMMGESNRIPFDLPEGEGELVGGFHTEYSSLKFAMFFLAEYINLATLSALATTLFLGGWRAPAPISTVWAGANTGWWPVLWFLVKLWLFIFFFIWLRGSLPRVRYDQLMKLGWKILMPVSIGWILIVATVKALQNEGRDIRTILLYAVGVAVVILVLSLLWETLRGRSDDGSEAAEQEPRAPADAGGFPVPPLDAPHYHGRPGPSGRGTATSREEVGSGLH, encoded by the coding sequence ATGAGCGTGTTGGCGGAGGCGGCGCCGGACCCGACGCTGCCCGGCTTCGGGCACGACCCGTGGTGGCTGGTCGGCGGCAAGGTCCTCGCGATCTTCGTGTTCCTGGTGCTGACGGTCCTGCTGTCGATGTGGGTCGAGCGCCGCGTCATCGGCCGGATGCAGCTCCGCGTCGGCCCCAACAGGGCCGGGCCGTTCGGCCTGCTCCAGGGGCTCGCCGACGGCGTCAAGCTGGCGCTGAAGGAGGACATCGTCCCGCGCGGCGTGGACAAGGTGGTGTTCGTCCTCGCGCCGATCGTGTCGGCCGTGCCCGCGTTCGTGTCGTTCATCATCATCCCGTTCGGGCCGACGGTGTCGGTGTTCGGGCACCAGACGGCGTTGCAGGGCACGGACCTGCCGGTCGCGGTGCTGCTCGTCCTCGCGATGTCCTCGATGGGCGTCTACGGGATCGTGCTCGCGGGCTGGTCGTCGATGTCGCCCTACTCGCTGCTCGGCGGGCTCCGCTCGTCCGCGCAGGTGATCTCCTACGAGATCGCGATGGGGCTGTCGTTCGTCGCGGTGTTCCTGTTCGCCGGGACGATGTCGACCAGCGGGATCGTCGCCGCGCAGCACGACCGCTGGTTCGCGGTGCTGCTGCTGCCGTCGTTCGTCATCTACGTCGTCACGATGATGGGCGAGTCCAACCGCATCCCGTTCGACCTCCCCGAGGGCGAGGGCGAACTGGTCGGCGGGTTCCACACCGAGTACTCGTCGCTGAAGTTCGCGATGTTCTTCCTCGCCGAGTACATCAACCTCGCCACCCTGTCCGCGCTCGCCACCACGCTGTTCCTCGGCGGCTGGCGCGCGCCCGCCCCGATCTCCACCGTGTGGGCCGGGGCGAACACCGGGTGGTGGCCGGTGCTGTGGTTCCTCGTCAAGCTGTGGCTGTTCATCTTCTTCTTCATCTGGCTGCGCGGCTCGCTGCCCCGCGTCCGCTACGACCAGCTCATGAAGCTCGGCTGGAAGATCCTCATGCCGGTCTCCATCGGCTGGATCCTCATCGTCGCGACGGTGAAGGCGCTGCAGAACGAGGGCCGCGACATCCGGACGATCCTGCTGTACGCGGTGGGCGTCGCCGTCGTGATCCTGGTGCTCTCGCTGCTGTGGGAGACGCTGCGCGGCCGGTCCGACGACGGCTCCGAGGCCGCCGAGCAGGAGCCCCGGGCGCCGGCGGACGCGGGCGGGTTCCCCGTCCCGCCGCTGGACGCACCGCACTACCACGGCCGCCCCGGCCCGTCCGGCCGGGGGACCGCAACTTCTCGTGAGGAGGTCGGCAGTGGGCTTCACTGA
- a CDS encoding NADH-quinone oxidoreductase subunit G: protein MTVTNSERTAEAVEMVSCTIDGFEIEVPKGTLIIRAAELLGIQIPRFCDHPLLDPVGACRQCLVEIPDAGNGRGMPKPQASCTTAVMPGMVVKTQLTSAVADKAQHGVMELLLINHPLDCPICDKGGECPLQNQAMSNGRGESRFVEAKRTFPKPIPLSPQVLLDRERCIQCARCTRFSDQIAGDAFIDLFERGAKEQVGAAEDKPFQSYFSGNTVQICPVGALTGAAYRFRSRPFDLVSTPSACEHCASGCALRTDHRRGKVTRRLAGDDPRVNEEWNCDKGRWAFTYQTRPERLTHPLVRNEQGELEVASWPEALAIAARGLAAAHGRAGVLTGGRVTLEDAYAYAKFARIALGTNDVDFRARAHSAEETAFLAASVAGRPIEVSYDDLEKAPVVLLAGFEPEEESPIVFLRLRKAFRKHGLKVFAVAPFATRGLAKVGGTLVPAVPGGEAEVLGALADRPDVRDLLAEPGAVILAGERLAASPGALSTVARLAAITGARTAWVPRRAGERGALEAGALPGLLPIGRPVADPAARAEVARVWGVAGLPAAPGRDANAIVANAVAGGLGALLVGGVDPYDLPDPDAVLAALDATPFVVSLEQRPSAVTDRADVVLPVAAVAEKAGTFVDWEGRGRSFDAVLRQSGRLSDLRVLDALAGEMDVHLALPGPDAARRELAELGAYRGDRPEPPNVAARIVPQPAAGEAVVATWRLLLDRGRLQDGEPYLAGTAKPAVARLSAATAAEIGAGATVTVTGPRGAVTLPLEITPDLPDRVVWLPTNSADCVLHRDVGATAASVVTISSGGSA, encoded by the coding sequence ATGACAGTCACCAACAGCGAACGCACGGCCGAGGCCGTGGAGATGGTGTCCTGCACGATCGACGGCTTCGAGATCGAGGTGCCGAAGGGCACGCTGATCATCCGGGCCGCCGAGCTGCTCGGCATCCAGATCCCCCGGTTCTGCGACCACCCGCTCCTGGACCCGGTCGGCGCGTGCCGCCAGTGCCTGGTCGAGATCCCGGACGCGGGCAACGGGCGCGGCATGCCGAAGCCGCAGGCGTCCTGCACGACGGCCGTCATGCCGGGCATGGTGGTGAAGACGCAGCTCACCTCGGCCGTCGCCGACAAGGCGCAGCACGGCGTGATGGAACTGCTGCTGATCAACCACCCGTTGGACTGCCCGATCTGCGACAAGGGCGGCGAGTGCCCGCTGCAGAACCAGGCGATGTCCAACGGACGCGGCGAGTCCCGGTTCGTCGAGGCCAAGCGGACGTTCCCCAAGCCGATCCCGCTGTCGCCGCAGGTCCTGCTGGACCGCGAGCGCTGCATCCAGTGCGCGCGGTGCACGCGGTTCTCCGACCAGATCGCCGGGGACGCGTTCATCGACCTGTTCGAGCGCGGCGCCAAGGAGCAGGTCGGCGCGGCCGAGGACAAGCCGTTCCAGTCCTACTTCTCCGGCAACACCGTCCAGATCTGCCCGGTCGGCGCGCTGACCGGCGCGGCGTACCGGTTCCGGTCGCGGCCGTTCGACCTCGTCTCGACGCCGAGCGCGTGCGAGCACTGCGCGTCCGGCTGCGCGCTGCGCACCGACCACCGGCGCGGGAAGGTCACGCGGCGGCTGGCGGGCGACGACCCGCGCGTCAACGAGGAGTGGAACTGCGACAAGGGCCGGTGGGCGTTCACCTACCAGACCCGTCCGGAGCGGCTGACGCACCCGCTCGTCCGCAATGAGCAGGGTGAGCTGGAGGTCGCGTCCTGGCCCGAGGCGCTGGCGATCGCGGCGCGCGGGCTGGCGGCGGCGCACGGCCGGGCCGGGGTCCTGACCGGCGGACGCGTCACGCTCGAAGACGCCTACGCCTACGCCAAGTTCGCCCGCATTGCGCTCGGCACCAACGACGTGGACTTCCGGGCGCGGGCGCACTCGGCGGAGGAGACGGCGTTCCTCGCCGCGTCGGTGGCGGGCCGTCCGATCGAGGTCTCCTACGACGACCTGGAGAAGGCGCCGGTCGTGCTGCTCGCCGGGTTCGAGCCGGAGGAGGAGTCCCCGATCGTCTTCCTGCGGCTGCGCAAGGCGTTCCGCAAGCACGGCCTGAAGGTGTTCGCGGTCGCGCCGTTCGCGACGCGCGGGCTGGCGAAGGTCGGCGGGACGCTCGTCCCGGCCGTCCCGGGCGGGGAGGCCGAGGTGCTCGGCGCGCTCGCCGACCGGCCCGACGTCCGCGACCTGCTCGCCGAGCCCGGCGCGGTGATCCTCGCCGGGGAGCGGCTGGCGGCCAGCCCCGGCGCGCTGTCCACGGTGGCGCGGCTCGCCGCGATCACCGGCGCGCGGACGGCCTGGGTGCCGCGCCGCGCGGGCGAGCGCGGGGCGCTGGAGGCGGGCGCGCTGCCCGGCCTCCTGCCGATCGGCCGTCCGGTCGCCGACCCCGCCGCCCGCGCCGAGGTCGCGCGGGTGTGGGGCGTGGCGGGCCTGCCGGCCGCGCCGGGCCGGGACGCGAACGCGATCGTCGCCAACGCGGTGGCGGGCGGGCTCGGCGCGCTGCTGGTCGGCGGGGTGGATCCCTACGACCTGCCCGACCCGGACGCGGTCCTCGCCGCACTGGACGCGACACCCTTCGTCGTCAGCCTGGAGCAGCGGCCGAGTGCCGTCACCGACCGCGCCGACGTGGTGCTGCCGGTCGCGGCCGTCGCCGAGAAGGCGGGCACGTTCGTGGACTGGGAGGGCCGGGGACGGTCCTTCGACGCCGTCCTGCGCCAGTCCGGGCGGCTGTCGGACCTGCGGGTCCTGGACGCGCTCGCCGGCGAGATGGACGTCCACCTGGCCCTGCCCGGCCCGGACGCCGCCCGCCGCGAGCTGGCCGAACTCGGCGCCTACCGGGGCGACCGGCCCGAGCCGCCGAACGTCGCGGCGCGGATCGTCCCGCAGCCCGCGGCCGGCGAGGCGGTCGTCGCGACCTGGCGGCTGCTGCTGGACCGGGGCCGTCTCCAGGACGGCGAGCCGTACCTGGCGGGCACCGCCAAGCCCGCCGTCGCCCGGCTGTCGGCCGCCACCGCCGCCGAGATCGGCGCGGGCGCCACCGTCACCGTCACGGGCCCGCGCGGCGCCGTGACGCTCCCGCTGGAGATCACCCCGGACCTGCCCGACCGGGTGGTGTGGCTTCCGACGAACTCGGCGGACTGCGTCCTGCACCGGGACGTGGGGGCGACCGCCGCAAGCGTGGTCACGATCTCCTCGGGAGGCTCGGCATGA